In Selenomonas sp. TAMA-11512, a genomic segment contains:
- a CDS encoding metallophosphoesterase family protein, producing the protein MKRLLAVGDLHGNFTRFASLWRKIAFDPAEDVLVFLGDYIDRCHGVRKCLEFVMELDASYENVICLRGNHEQLMLDYHRGVDDHDMWMMNGGDITDAELRAWEREETGAYRRVLDFAERCRLFHRVEVGRETYIFCHAGLDPRLPFAEQTDRELLWIRNEFYSNYTGRETVVVGHTPVPYLIKGRTTPIFLKNNIILVDTGSYLREGRISCVDVLTKEYWQSDDAPSR; encoded by the coding sequence ATGAAGAGACTGTTGGCAGTTGGAGACTTGCATGGAAACTTTACGAGATTTGCGTCGCTGTGGCGGAAGATCGCCTTTGATCCGGCGGAGGACGTCCTCGTATTTCTCGGAGATTATATCGATCGATGCCATGGCGTTCGGAAGTGTCTCGAGTTCGTCATGGAGCTGGACGCATCGTATGAGAATGTCATCTGCCTGCGCGGCAATCATGAGCAGCTGATGCTGGATTATCACAGAGGCGTGGACGATCATGATATGTGGATGATGAACGGCGGAGATATCACGGACGCGGAGCTTCGCGCTTGGGAAAGAGAGGAGACCGGCGCCTACCGCCGTGTCCTCGATTTCGCGGAGCGATGCAGGCTCTTCCATCGCGTGGAGGTCGGGCGGGAGACGTATATCTTCTGCCACGCGGGTCTGGATCCGCGCCTTCCCTTTGCGGAGCAGACGGACAGGGAGCTGCTCTGGATACGGAACGAATTTTACAGCAATTATACGGGGCGGGAGACCGTCGTCGTTGGGCATACGCCTGTGCCGTATCTCATAAAAGGCCGCACGACGCCGATCTTCTTGAAGAACAACATCATTCTCGTCGATACGGGATCATATCTGCGGGAAGGGCGTATCTCCTGCGTCGATGTACTGACGAAGGAGTACTGGCAGAGCGATGACGCGCCGTCGCGTTAA
- a CDS encoding DUF896 domain-containing protein gives MAKAIDYKNDYPALIGRINTLARKKREAGLSPEEQREQKDLYSIYLSGIRRQMTDMLDSIEVVDESPDEAQSRTDKEGKPRIATLH, from the coding sequence ATGGCAAAAGCAATTGACTACAAAAACGACTATCCGGCGTTGATCGGCCGCATCAACACGCTCGCCCGCAAGAAGCGCGAAGCGGGACTTTCCCCGGAGGAGCAGCGAGAGCAGAAAGACCTATACTCGATCTATCTCTCCGGCATTCGCCGTCAGATGACGGATATGCTCGACTCCATCGAAGTCGTCGACGAGAGCCCGGACGAGGCGCAGTCCCGTACCGACAAAGAGGGCAAGCCGCGCATAGCCACCCTTCACTGA
- the ptsP gene encoding phosphoenolpyruvate--protein phosphotransferase: protein MAEQIRGKGVIAGIAIGNIMMAGQNIDGYLAGYQPGNKDIENQKIKDAVQAVVSVLQTNIKTLQEKDMAEQAAILEAHRMLAQDPAMAENMAAKLETTGSAPHAILEAAKESAAIFEGMDDPYFRERATDIRDVGKRIAKYILGVKEPEIGDAPVILCGEEIEPSVIASLPTEKIAGVILGLGSTTSHAVIIAKARAIPTVVGLGDKIKEIPDGGQVIVDGERGDIVIRPDETQLADYREKIKKQDELKAYYAQLAPLPAITTDGVKTELMANIGSHNDVDAALTYGAEGVGLFRSEFVFMGSSSIPNEDDQFKAYKEAIEKCQGKLCVIRTMDIGGDKPLPYLNIPPEENPFLGYRAVRISLERKDLFLPQIKAILRAGVFGKAAIMIPMIINVSEFKAVRQIVEEAKLELSHEGKAYSDSVQLGIMVETPAAAVMTPVLAKYVDFFSIGTNDLVQYTLAVDRGNSSIAHLYNHFNPAVLTLIQRTATAAKEHGIWCGMCGEMASDPYAAVILMAMGLSELSMSAPSIPRVKEKLRSVSSTQAKEILADVMKLEDGDEIKTYLQKVLD from the coding sequence ATGGCAGAGCAAATCCGCGGTAAAGGTGTCATTGCCGGCATTGCGATCGGGAACATCATGATGGCGGGACAGAACATCGACGGTTATCTCGCCGGCTATCAGCCCGGTAATAAGGATATTGAAAACCAAAAGATCAAGGATGCCGTGCAGGCAGTCGTCAGCGTCCTGCAGACGAACATCAAGACGCTGCAGGAAAAGGATATGGCTGAGCAGGCAGCCATCCTTGAGGCGCACCGCATGCTCGCGCAGGATCCCGCCATGGCGGAAAACATGGCGGCAAAGCTTGAAACGACAGGCTCCGCGCCTCACGCGATCCTGGAAGCCGCGAAGGAATCCGCCGCTATCTTTGAGGGCATGGATGATCCGTACTTCCGCGAGCGCGCGACGGATATTCGCGACGTCGGCAAGCGCATCGCCAAGTATATCCTCGGCGTCAAGGAGCCGGAGATCGGCGACGCGCCCGTCATCCTCTGCGGTGAAGAGATCGAGCCGTCCGTCATCGCCAGCCTCCCCACCGAGAAAATCGCGGGCGTCATCCTCGGCCTCGGCTCCACGACGAGCCATGCCGTCATCATTGCAAAGGCGCGCGCCATTCCGACCGTTGTCGGTCTTGGCGATAAGATCAAGGAGATCCCGGATGGAGGACAGGTCATCGTCGACGGCGAGCGCGGCGATATCGTGATTCGCCCGGACGAGACGCAGCTTGCGGATTACCGTGAGAAGATCAAGAAACAGGACGAGCTCAAGGCATACTATGCACAGCTCGCTCCTCTCCCCGCCATCACGACGGACGGTGTCAAAACGGAGCTCATGGCAAACATCGGCAGCCACAACGACGTCGATGCCGCGCTGACATACGGTGCCGAGGGCGTCGGCCTCTTCCGCTCCGAGTTCGTCTTCATGGGCAGCTCGAGCATCCCCAACGAAGACGACCAGTTTAAAGCCTACAAGGAAGCCATCGAAAAGTGTCAAGGCAAGCTCTGCGTCATCCGCACGATGGATATCGGCGGTGACAAGCCGCTGCCGTACCTTAATATCCCGCCCGAAGAGAATCCGTTCCTCGGCTATCGCGCTGTCCGTATCAGCCTGGAGCGCAAAGATCTCTTCCTCCCGCAGATCAAAGCGATCCTCCGCGCAGGCGTCTTCGGCAAGGCGGCGATCATGATTCCCATGATCATCAACGTCTCCGAGTTCAAGGCTGTCCGGCAAATCGTCGAGGAGGCAAAGCTGGAACTCTCGCACGAGGGAAAAGCTTATTCCGACAGCGTCCAGCTCGGCATCATGGTCGAGACGCCGGCCGCTGCCGTCATGACGCCGGTACTCGCGAAGTATGTCGACTTCTTCTCCATCGGCACGAACGATCTCGTCCAGTACACGCTTGCCGTTGACCGCGGCAACAGCTCCATCGCGCACCTCTACAACCACTTCAATCCCGCTGTCCTGACGCTCATCCAGCGCACGGCGACGGCGGCGAAGGAGCACGGCATCTGGTGCGGCATGTGCGGCGAGATGGCATCCGACCCGTACGCAGCCGTCATCCTGATGGCAATGGGCCTCAGCGAGCTCTCCATGAGCGCTCCGTCCATTCCGCGCGTCAAGGAAAAGCTCCGCTCCGTCTCCTCCACGCAGGCAAAGGAAATCCTCGCCGACGTGATGAAGCTGGAAGACGGCGATGAAATCAAAACGTACCTGCAAAAGGTATTGGACTAA
- a CDS encoding HPr family phosphocarrier protein: MAAEAKLTIENKTGIHARPASVFVQTASKFKSKVTIDAKGKSADAKSILMLMSMGLSQGTEIVIKAEGEDEAEAIAALKELVETKFGEE, encoded by the coding sequence ATGGCAGCAGAAGCAAAGCTCACGATTGAAAACAAGACCGGTATTCATGCTCGTCCGGCATCCGTTTTTGTCCAGACGGCATCGAAGTTCAAGTCCAAGGTCACCATTGACGCAAAAGGCAAGTCCGCCGATGCAAAGAGCATCCTTATGCTCATGAGCATGGGTCTTTCGCAGGGCACGGAGATCGTCATCAAAGCCGAAGGCGAAGACGAGGCGGAAGCAATCGCAGCTCTCAAGGAGCTTGTTGAGACCAAGTTCGGCGAAGAGTAA
- a CDS encoding PRC-barrel domain-containing protein, producing MKKSTQILGLPIISITEGRELGMSKSLLIDAKNGAVAAITIDDEDWYRGVKLLPFDSVIAVGEDAVTITNSENILQLEDAIDFENLLDENIRIIGTKAITKSGTIQGEVTEIYVGEDGKVMQVSVTAPDGTVTEVSTDQISIFGKQVTVIDDPNAARVAPPAAVSDPAVEMPMEPAVEAAPAAEIPVEEPAVEMPVEEAPVEEAPVAEPTIEPETPAEEAPVEEAPAVEEASPAEDRHRRFLLGKKASRKISTDTGVVIVEEGGSITEEVLQKAKLANKIIELSMNVQ from the coding sequence ATGAAAAAGAGTACGCAGATTTTGGGACTGCCCATCATCAGCATCACGGAAGGCCGCGAGCTTGGGATGAGCAAATCGCTTCTTATTGACGCGAAGAACGGTGCCGTTGCCGCGATCACAATCGATGATGAAGATTGGTATCGCGGTGTAAAGCTCCTTCCCTTCGACAGCGTCATCGCTGTCGGTGAGGACGCCGTCACGATTACGAACAGCGAGAACATCCTGCAGCTGGAGGATGCGATCGATTTCGAGAATCTGCTCGATGAGAATATCCGCATCATCGGGACGAAGGCGATCACAAAATCCGGTACGATTCAGGGCGAAGTCACGGAAATCTATGTCGGTGAGGACGGCAAGGTGATGCAGGTATCCGTTACGGCGCCGGACGGAACGGTGACGGAGGTCAGCACGGATCAGATTTCCATCTTCGGCAAGCAGGTCACGGTCATCGATGATCCGAACGCGGCACGCGTCGCTCCGCCGGCAGCGGTGTCGGATCCGGCTGTCGAAATGCCGATGGAGCCGGCTGTCGAGGCGGCGCCTGCTGCGGAAATCCCTGTCGAAGAGCCGGCTGTCGAGATGCCGGTTGAGGAGGCCCCTGTAGAGGAGGCTCCGGTCGCGGAGCCGACGATTGAGCCGGAAACCCCCGCGGAGGAAGCGCCGGTCGAAGAGGCGCCTGCAGTGGAAGAGGCCTCGCCGGCGGAGGATCGGCATCGCCGATTCCTGCTCGGCAAGAAGGCTTCGAGAAAGATCTCGACGGATACGGGTGTTGTCATCGTCGAAGAGGGCGGCAGCATTACGGAAGAAGTCCTGCAGAAGGCAAAGCTGGCGAATAAGATCATCGAGCTCTCGATGAACGTACAGTAA
- a CDS encoding glycosyltransferase family 9 protein, producing MRILIIRLSSIGDVVEATAVAAALKRSVPGVRVDWLVSPPAAELLTDHPDIDEVLLWDRRPFDDAVRRGHFLRALRLLLEARTLLSGRFYDAVLDIQDLFLTGLLSRFAETERRIGIVDRHEGSWLFIPERIPSSSTQKLHHYLDVLTAIDIEDARRARPRLHLPASPREMARSLLKSRGILPGCPYLAVSVQSSWTTKEWPAAYFGEALSALPAALPIVFIGSLQDEVKISSICEHIRKEAVSPPPLTSLAGCTTLLELAAVLQSAVLYFGPDTGPLHIASAVGTPTLSLWGATRPDVHAPLGARDHALVSPHSCKGCGKTRCRVCQSTNPPPCMTAITPDTVKKTLMDLLSV from the coding sequence ATGCGCATTTTAATCATCCGATTATCCTCCATCGGCGATGTAGTCGAGGCGACAGCGGTCGCTGCCGCATTGAAGCGCTCCGTCCCCGGCGTCCGCGTCGACTGGCTTGTCAGTCCGCCCGCCGCCGAGCTGCTCACCGATCATCCCGATATTGATGAAGTCCTCCTCTGGGATCGCCGCCCCTTTGACGATGCCGTTCGAAGAGGACATTTTTTGCGTGCTCTGCGCCTGCTCTTAGAGGCACGGACGCTTCTTTCGGGTCGATTCTACGATGCCGTGCTGGACATTCAGGATCTCTTCCTGACGGGACTCCTCTCCCGCTTTGCCGAAACAGAAAGGCGCATAGGTATCGTCGATCGTCACGAGGGATCATGGCTCTTCATCCCCGAGCGCATCCCGAGCAGCTCGACGCAAAAGCTCCATCACTACCTGGATGTGCTCACCGCCATCGATATAGAAGATGCGCGGCGGGCGCGGCCCCGTCTCCATCTCCCCGCCTCTCCGCGGGAGATGGCGCGTTCCCTCCTCAAAAGCCGCGGCATTCTCCCCGGCTGCCCCTATCTTGCGGTCAGCGTGCAGAGCTCTTGGACGACGAAGGAATGGCCCGCCGCGTATTTCGGCGAAGCCCTGTCCGCTCTTCCCGCCGCACTCCCCATCGTATTCATCGGCTCCTTACAGGACGAGGTGAAAATCAGCAGCATTTGCGAGCACATAAGAAAAGAGGCGGTTTCTCCTCCGCCTCTCACCTCTCTCGCCGGATGCACGACGCTCCTCGAGCTCGCCGCCGTACTGCAGAGCGCCGTCCTCTATTTCGGTCCCGACACGGGCCCTCTGCACATCGCCTCCGCCGTCGGCACGCCGACGCTCTCTCTCTGGGGAGCGACGCGGCCGGATGTTCACGCGCCTTTGGGGGCACGCGACCACGCGCTCGTCTCCCCCCACAGCTGCAAGGGCTGCGGAAAGACGCGCTGCCGCGTCTGTCAAAGCACGAATCCTCCCCCGTGTATGACGGCAATCACGCCGGACACGGTGAAAAAAACATTGATGGACCTTCTGAGCGTATAG
- a CDS encoding DEAD/DEAH box helicase → MLKDITIRALTRNDGSWQRGCRYYRTGAVTSLREEALSHSWRAKVHGTEVYDVQVELNDRDTGVREYACDCPAASLYPGACKHVVAVLKAVQAELEKREGAEEDKEEDDPYALVRKIEKMHSRISGGSDIARFLTCLSNTRVEDARQAPIVLTPTLYYAKNYGRTDVWVEFLIGRGKNYVLRNVRDFLQSMQGQQEIVFGKQLTIDPRTARFRAGVSAELWRLLCDTYADERWGMSYSHYAQRCFNDRRLELNDRGVMEKFFRIFLEAGEPLTYMDVRGDGDTRAIEVREGVPEMVMRLGKSRGGATLRIDPEDLHPLGRGAQFIFANDVIHIVPKEALPQYETMLEAFRGKGKISVQEEELPVFFERVLPYLKKFAPVEIPDFFLERFATPALTAQAYFDYYREGIEARLVFLYGDIRFDPLREEPPERNDRGRQLIRDKAAEDRVLAIFHAYGFALEGDRLRQPGEEAAYDFLSEGMTALEEVAEIYYGEAFREKPIRSMPPLTFGVSVGEGNLLEVKLKTEEIDFAAMAEILTSYRQQKKYYRLPDGGFLSLKDAALEGISDFIESVKPKKGQEGDTLRLSPALAPYLDSVAKEEGGLRLEKDRAVKALIRDLRSPSDADIEVPKPLRPILRDYQATGFAWLSILARHGLGGILADDMGLGKTIQVLAFLLAVRDGAAPPSLVVAPTSLLYNWPAEAERFTPDLAVRIVHGTKREREAALTDTAGVDLIITTYHTLRRDVELYEKQRFRYVFLDEAQQIKNPGTQAARAVKRLAAEGGFALTGTPIENHLAELWSIFDFLLPGYLGSPTQFKGRFEMPIVRGEDERAARNLRRAIRPFILRRMKRDVLTELPDKVEREMTNEMTEAQKKVYQAFMIQAKKEYRSILKEHGLGEQRIKILALLTRMRQIACDPALFMDEYQGGSGKLDQLVEIVTDAVEAGHRILIFSQFTKMLGRIAGRLEALSVDCSYLDGQTKPETRLQLVKDFNAGGDPVFLISLKAGGTGLNLTGADMVIHCDPWWNPAVEEQATDRAYRLGQKNNVQVIKLVTKDTVEEKIFELQKRKKALIDRMIQPGESFLGKITDDELEGLFM, encoded by the coding sequence TTGCTGAAAGATATAACGATTCGCGCGCTGACACGAAATGACGGATCATGGCAGCGCGGCTGCCGTTATTACCGCACAGGGGCGGTGACATCTCTGCGCGAGGAGGCTCTTTCGCACAGTTGGCGGGCGAAGGTGCACGGAACGGAGGTCTATGACGTACAGGTCGAGCTCAATGACCGTGATACGGGAGTCCGGGAGTATGCCTGTGACTGCCCGGCGGCATCCCTGTATCCGGGCGCGTGCAAGCACGTGGTGGCAGTCTTGAAGGCCGTGCAGGCGGAGCTCGAAAAGCGGGAGGGAGCGGAAGAGGACAAAGAGGAAGATGATCCGTACGCGCTCGTCCGAAAGATAGAGAAGATGCACAGCCGCATCAGCGGAGGGTCGGACATCGCACGCTTTTTGACTTGCCTGTCCAATACGCGCGTCGAGGATGCGCGGCAGGCGCCGATCGTCCTGACACCCACGCTGTACTATGCAAAAAACTACGGCAGGACCGACGTCTGGGTGGAGTTTCTCATCGGACGGGGCAAGAACTACGTCCTGCGCAATGTGCGCGATTTTCTGCAGAGCATGCAGGGACAGCAGGAGATTGTCTTCGGCAAGCAGCTGACGATCGACCCCAGGACGGCGCGCTTTCGAGCCGGGGTGTCCGCGGAGCTGTGGCGGCTGCTCTGCGACACGTACGCCGATGAACGGTGGGGCATGTCGTACAGCCACTACGCGCAGCGCTGCTTTAACGATCGCCGCCTCGAGCTGAATGACAGAGGCGTCATGGAGAAGTTCTTCCGCATTTTTCTGGAGGCGGGCGAACCGCTCACCTATATGGATGTGCGCGGGGACGGGGATACGCGGGCAATCGAGGTGCGCGAGGGCGTTCCGGAGATGGTGATGCGCCTGGGGAAATCACGCGGGGGAGCGACGCTCCGCATCGACCCGGAGGATCTGCATCCGCTCGGCCGGGGCGCGCAGTTCATCTTCGCGAATGATGTCATCCACATCGTGCCGAAGGAGGCCCTGCCGCAGTATGAGACGATGCTGGAAGCGTTCCGGGGGAAGGGGAAGATCTCCGTTCAGGAGGAGGAGCTGCCCGTCTTCTTCGAGCGCGTTTTGCCGTATCTGAAGAAATTCGCGCCTGTCGAGATTCCGGACTTCTTTCTCGAGCGGTTCGCCACGCCGGCGCTCACGGCGCAGGCGTATTTTGACTACTATCGGGAGGGCATTGAAGCGCGCCTCGTATTTCTCTACGGCGATATCCGCTTTGATCCGCTGCGCGAGGAGCCGCCGGAGAGAAACGATCGCGGCAGACAGCTCATCCGCGACAAAGCGGCGGAGGATCGCGTCCTCGCCATCTTCCATGCCTACGGCTTCGCGCTGGAAGGTGATCGTCTGCGCCAGCCGGGAGAAGAGGCGGCGTACGATTTTCTCTCGGAGGGGATGACGGCGCTGGAGGAGGTCGCCGAGATCTACTACGGGGAGGCGTTCCGTGAGAAGCCGATCCGATCGATGCCGCCCCTGACGTTCGGCGTCTCGGTTGGTGAGGGCAATCTCCTCGAGGTGAAGCTGAAGACGGAGGAGATCGACTTTGCGGCGATGGCGGAGATTCTGACCTCGTACCGTCAGCAGAAGAAGTATTATCGTCTGCCCGACGGCGGATTCCTCTCTCTCAAGGATGCGGCGCTGGAGGGCATCTCGGACTTTATTGAAAGCGTCAAGCCGAAAAAAGGGCAGGAGGGAGATACGCTGCGGCTGTCGCCTGCGCTCGCTCCCTATCTGGACAGCGTCGCGAAGGAGGAAGGCGGACTTCGCCTCGAGAAGGATCGGGCGGTCAAGGCGCTCATACGCGACCTGCGAAGCCCGTCGGACGCGGACATCGAAGTGCCGAAGCCGCTTCGTCCGATCCTGCGCGACTATCAGGCGACGGGGTTCGCGTGGCTATCGATCCTCGCGAGGCACGGTCTGGGCGGCATTCTTGCCGACGATATGGGCCTGGGCAAGACGATACAGGTACTGGCATTCCTGCTTGCCGTGCGGGATGGAGCCGCGCCTCCGTCCCTTGTCGTCGCGCCGACCTCACTCCTGTACAACTGGCCGGCGGAGGCGGAGCGCTTTACGCCCGATCTTGCCGTGCGCATCGTGCACGGCACGAAGCGCGAGCGGGAGGCGGCGCTCACCGATACGGCGGGCGTGGATCTCATCATCACGACGTATCACACGCTGCGCCGGGATGTCGAGCTGTATGAGAAGCAGCGGTTCCGCTATGTGTTCCTCGATGAGGCGCAGCAGATAAAAAATCCGGGCACGCAGGCCGCGCGTGCTGTGAAGCGCCTCGCTGCCGAGGGCGGTTTCGCGCTGACGGGCACGCCGATCGAGAACCACCTCGCCGAGCTCTGGTCGATTTTTGACTTTTTGCTGCCGGGGTATCTCGGCAGCCCAACACAGTTCAAGGGACGGTTTGAGATGCCCATCGTGCGCGGCGAAGACGAGCGCGCGGCGAGGAATCTGCGCCGGGCAATCCGCCCTTTCATCCTGCGCCGCATGAAGAGGGATGTCCTGACCGAGCTTCCCGACAAGGTCGAGCGCGAGATGACAAATGAGATGACAGAGGCGCAGAAGAAAGTCTATCAGGCGTTTATGATACAGGCGAAGAAGGAGTATCGAAGTATCCTCAAAGAGCACGGACTCGGGGAGCAGCGCATAAAGATTCTCGCGCTCCTGACAAGAATGCGTCAGATTGCCTGCGATCCCGCGCTCTTCATGGACGAGTATCAGGGCGGATCGGGGAAGCTCGACCAGCTCGTCGAGATCGTCACCGATGCCGTGGAGGCGGGACACCGCATACTGATCTTCTCACAGTTCACGAAGATGCTCGGGCGCATTGCGGGGCGTCTCGAGGCGCTCTCGGTGGACTGCTCGTACCTCGACGGACAGACGAAGCCCGAGACGCGGCTGCAGCTCGTCAAGGACTTCAACGCGGGAGGCGATCCCGTCTTCCTCATCTCGCTGAAGGCGGGCGGCACGGGGCTCAACCTCACGGGCGCGGACATGGTCATCCACTGCGATCCGTGGTGGAATCCCGCCGTCGAGGAGCAGGCGACGGACCGCGCCTATCGGCTCGGGCAGAAGAACAATGTGCAGGTCATCAAGCTTGTCACGAAGGATACCGTGGAGGAGAAGATCTTCGAGCTGCAGAAGCGCAAAAAGGCGCTCATCGACCGCATGATTCAGCCCGGCGAGAGCTTTCTCGGCAAGATCACGGACGACGAACTCGAAGGGCTGTTTATGTAG
- a CDS encoding DNA polymerase IV, with product MAERIIFHVDMDAFFASVEQRDHPAYRGKPVIVGGLSGRGVVSTCSYEARAYGVRSAMPMAEARKRCPEAIFVEGRYHAYREASDRIFAIFEEFSPTIEPLSIDEAFLDMTGMGLLMDSPRRRAEELKAAIRAKTGLRASVGIAPNKFLAKLASDLEKPDGLVEIRQEDVERVLSPLPIRRLWGVGKKTEARLAALGCKTVGDVAAADAKKLRAVVGDKAAQLLPRLARGIDDRPVVTLREAKSIGKEMTFDEDLTSAEDAHRMLLLLSEKVGWRLRRAGRKARTVSVKVRKGDFTTYTRSRTLPEATNYDDAIFKTARLLFDSLGICGDIRLLGVTGEHLETAGQTSLFEDPRQEKLYAAIDRIKGKFGEGIIGKAGH from the coding sequence ATGGCGGAGCGCATCATTTTTCACGTGGATATGGACGCCTTCTTCGCCTCTGTCGAGCAGCGGGATCATCCGGCGTATCGAGGGAAGCCCGTCATCGTGGGAGGCCTGTCGGGGAGAGGCGTCGTCTCGACCTGCTCCTACGAGGCGCGCGCCTACGGGGTGCGCTCCGCGATGCCGATGGCGGAGGCGAGGAAGCGATGCCCGGAGGCGATTTTCGTCGAGGGGCGGTATCACGCCTATCGGGAGGCGTCCGACCGGATCTTCGCGATCTTTGAGGAGTTTTCTCCGACGATCGAGCCGCTCTCCATCGATGAGGCGTTTCTCGATATGACCGGCATGGGGCTTCTGATGGACTCGCCCCGCCGGCGCGCCGAGGAGCTGAAGGCGGCCATCCGCGCGAAGACGGGACTGCGCGCCTCCGTCGGCATAGCGCCGAATAAATTCCTGGCAAAGCTTGCCTCCGATCTGGAGAAGCCCGATGGGCTCGTCGAGATTCGGCAGGAGGATGTCGAGCGTGTGCTCTCTCCACTGCCGATACGCCGCCTGTGGGGCGTCGGGAAAAAGACGGAGGCGCGTCTCGCAGCGCTCGGATGCAAAACCGTCGGAGATGTCGCCGCGGCGGATGCAAAGAAGCTGCGCGCCGTCGTCGGAGATAAGGCGGCGCAGCTCTTGCCGCGTCTCGCACGGGGAATCGACGACCGTCCCGTCGTCACGCTGCGGGAGGCGAAGTCAATCGGCAAGGAGATGACGTTCGATGAGGACCTGACCTCCGCCGAGGATGCGCATCGGATGCTGCTCCTGCTCTCCGAAAAGGTCGGCTGGCGGCTGCGACGTGCCGGGCGAAAGGCGCGTACCGTCAGCGTCAAAGTCCGCAAGGGCGACTTTACGACATATACGAGGAGCCGTACACTGCCGGAGGCGACGAACTACGATGACGCCATCTTCAAGACGGCGAGACTGCTCTTTGACAGTCTCGGCATCTGCGGGGACATCCGGCTTCTGGGCGTCACGGGCGAGCATCTCGAGACGGCGGGGCAGACATCGCTCTTTGAAGATCCCCGGCAGGAAAAGCTCTACGCCGCCATCGACCGAATCAAGGGGAAGTTCGGCGAAGGCATCATCGGGAAGGCGGGACACTGA
- the gdhA gene encoding NADP-specific glutamate dehydrogenase, with protein MSEMQQYVEDVLALVKRRDPDQKEFQDVVKEVLTSILPVLEKNPKYKANKILERIVEPERIVQFRVPWTDDKGEIHVNRGFRVQANSAIGPYKGGLRFHPSVNLSILKFLAFEQVFKNSLTTLPIGGGKGGSDFDPKGKSDAEVMRFCQSFMTELRRHIGSMVDTPAGDIGVGGREIGYLFGQYKRLQNEFDAAVLTGKGISYGGSLARTEATGYGLLYFTKAMVEAAGDTLQGKTVVVSGSGNVAIYAIEKAQEFGAKVVTCSDSNGYVYDPEGIDLALVKQIKEVERGRIKEYAERRPSATYTEGCRGVWSVKCDIAFPCATQGEINLDEAKTLIANGCKVLAEGANMPSTLEAIDYYLESKILFGPAKAANAGGVAVSALEMSQNSERLHWTFEEVDERLKGIMNTIFQNAKKRAEEYGVPGNLVAGANIHAFLHVADTMIAHGLV; from the coding sequence ATGTCAGAGATGCAGCAGTATGTTGAAGATGTCCTTGCTCTTGTAAAGAGGAGAGACCCGGACCAGAAAGAATTTCAGGATGTCGTAAAAGAGGTCCTGACCTCGATTCTCCCCGTTCTTGAGAAGAATCCGAAGTATAAGGCGAATAAGATCCTGGAGCGCATTGTCGAGCCGGAGCGCATTGTTCAGTTCCGCGTGCCGTGGACGGACGACAAGGGCGAGATACATGTCAACCGCGGCTTCCGCGTGCAGGCAAACAGCGCGATCGGGCCGTACAAGGGCGGTCTCCGCTTCCATCCGTCGGTCAACCTCTCCATTTTGAAGTTCCTCGCGTTTGAGCAGGTCTTCAAGAACTCCCTCACAACGCTTCCGATCGGCGGCGGCAAGGGCGGATCAGACTTCGATCCGAAGGGCAAGTCCGACGCGGAAGTCATGCGCTTCTGCCAGAGCTTCATGACGGAGCTTCGCCGTCACATCGGCTCGATGGTCGATACGCCGGCGGGTGATATCGGCGTCGGCGGCCGTGAGATCGGCTATCTCTTCGGTCAGTACAAGCGTCTGCAGAACGAGTTCGATGCGGCTGTGCTTACGGGCAAGGGCATCAGCTACGGCGGTTCGCTCGCGCGCACCGAGGCGACGGGCTACGGGCTCCTATACTTTACAAAGGCGATGGTCGAGGCTGCGGGCGATACGCTGCAGGGTAAGACCGTCGTCGTCTCCGGCTCCGGCAACGTCGCGATCTACGCCATCGAAAAGGCGCAGGAATTCGGCGCGAAGGTCGTCACCTGCTCCGATTCCAACGGCTACGTCTACGATCCGGAGGGCATTGATCTCGCGCTCGTCAAGCAGATCAAGGAAGTTGAGCGCGGTCGCATCAAGGAGTACGCGGAGCGCAGGCCGTCCGCGACCTACACCGAGGGCTGTCGCGGCGTCTGGTCCGTCAAGTGCGACATCGCTTTCCCGTGCGCGACACAGGGCGAGATCAACCTCGACGAGGCAAAGACCCTCATCGCGAACGGCTGCAAGGTTCTCGCGGAGGGCGCCAACATGCCGTCCACGCTCGAGGCCATCGACTACTACCTCGAGAGCAAGATCCTCTTCGGCCCGGCGAAGGCTGCCAACGCGGGCGGCGTTGCCGTCTCCGCGCTCGAGATGAGCCAGAATTCCGAGCGGCTCCACTGGACGTTCGAGGAAGTCGACGAGCGGCTCAAGGGTATCATGAACACGATCTTCCAAAACGCGAAGAAGCGCGCGGAAGAGTACGGTGTCCCGGGCAACCTCGTTGCCGGCGCGAACATCCACGCGTTCCTCCACGTCGCGGATACGATGATTGCGCACGGATTGGTCTGA